A portion of the Adhaeribacter radiodurans genome contains these proteins:
- a CDS encoding IMPACT family protein → MSQYQTIAAPSAGVYKEKGSKFLAFAFPVNSEAEIKEIIGSLKKEYFDARHYCYAYRLGPTGSVYRANDDGEPNHSAGDPILGQLKSSNLTYILLVVVRYFGGIKLGVSGLIQAYKTAAQDALATATIIQKKELSQLTLYFSYEQLNEVMSLAKEPDLVILKQEFEQECTLVIQFPKTAEVIIRARLSKIKDVRFAE, encoded by the coding sequence ATGAGTCAATACCAAACTATTGCTGCTCCCAGTGCCGGAGTTTATAAAGAAAAAGGAAGTAAATTTCTGGCTTTCGCGTTTCCGGTAAACTCCGAAGCCGAGATAAAAGAAATAATAGGTTCTTTAAAAAAGGAGTATTTCGATGCGCGGCATTATTGTTACGCTTACCGTTTAGGCCCAACCGGCAGCGTGTACCGGGCCAACGACGATGGCGAACCCAATCATTCGGCTGGTGATCCTATTCTGGGGCAACTCAAATCGTCGAATCTTACTTATATTTTATTGGTGGTAGTCCGGTATTTTGGGGGCATTAAACTCGGAGTAAGTGGTTTAATTCAGGCTTACAAAACGGCTGCACAAGATGCTTTGGCCACTGCTACTATTATTCAAAAAAAAGAACTAAGCCAGCTAACCCTGTATTTTTCTTACGAGCAATTAAACGAGGTAATGAGTTTAGCGAAAGAACCAGATTTAGTAATTCTAAAGCAAGAATTTGAACAAGAATGTACGCTCGTTATTCAGTTTCCTAAAACCGCCGAGGTAATAATACGCGCCCGGTTATCTAAAATAAAAGATGTTCGGTTTGCGGAGTGA
- a CDS encoding DegT/DnrJ/EryC1/StrS family aminotransferase encodes MHVPYLSFTYQNQLLRSAIIEKSIQFIDSEQYILGPSVSEFEKAYAAYIQTKFCVGVANGLEALVISLKLVNVGAGDEVIVPANTYIASWLAVSQVGAIPVPVEPDPATYTIDVTKIEAAITPITKAIIPVHLYGQPCNMAAIMVLAEKYDLKVIEDNAQAHGAAFKGKVTGSFGQVNATSFYPTKNLGAFGDGGAITTNNPELARKARLLRNYGSETKNYNEIIGYNSRLDELQAAFLNVKLPYLNRWNNERRQIAAHYHFHLKDVTEIVLPYSLSDTESVYHIFIILTSVRDELQLYLRNQGVETVIHYPIPPHLQQAYTSLGYKKGDFPITENIADTCLSLPMWPGLSEEMVQFVCLKIKDFFTKKVKHLLS; translated from the coding sequence ATGCATGTTCCATATTTATCTTTTACTTACCAGAATCAACTTTTACGGTCGGCTATTATAGAGAAAAGCATTCAATTTATTGATTCGGAACAATATATCTTAGGTCCATCCGTAAGCGAATTTGAAAAAGCATACGCTGCCTATATCCAAACCAAATTCTGCGTGGGAGTAGCCAACGGCTTGGAGGCTCTTGTTATTAGTTTAAAATTAGTAAATGTTGGTGCCGGCGACGAGGTAATAGTACCTGCCAATACGTACATTGCTTCCTGGCTGGCCGTTTCGCAGGTAGGTGCTATTCCCGTACCCGTAGAACCTGATCCTGCTACTTATACTATTGATGTTACCAAAATAGAAGCGGCTATTACTCCCATAACCAAAGCTATTATACCCGTGCATTTATACGGCCAGCCCTGTAATATGGCCGCCATAATGGTTTTAGCAGAAAAATACGACTTAAAAGTAATTGAAGATAATGCCCAGGCGCACGGCGCAGCTTTTAAAGGAAAAGTAACCGGCAGTTTTGGTCAGGTAAATGCCACCAGCTTTTATCCTACTAAAAACCTGGGCGCTTTTGGCGATGGTGGAGCTATTACCACCAACAATCCGGAATTAGCCAGAAAAGCCCGGCTACTTCGCAATTATGGTTCAGAAACTAAAAATTACAACGAAATAATTGGCTACAATTCCCGGTTAGACGAATTACAAGCCGCCTTTTTAAACGTAAAACTGCCTTATTTAAACCGCTGGAATAATGAGCGCCGGCAAATTGCTGCCCACTACCATTTTCATTTAAAAGATGTAACCGAAATAGTTTTACCTTATTCCTTATCAGATACCGAATCTGTTTATCACATATTTATTATTCTTACCTCAGTACGCGACGAGTTACAGTTGTATTTACGCAACCAAGGCGTAGAAACCGTTATCCATTATCCCATTCCACCGCACCTGCAACAAGCTTATACTTCTTTAGGTTATAAAAAAGGCGATTTCCCGATTACCGAAAATATTGCCGATACTTGCTTAAGCTTGCCTATGTGGCCGGGTTTATCCGAAGAAATGGTACAGTTTGTTTGTCTTAAAATCAAAGATTTTTTTACTAAAAAAGTCAAACATCTACTATCTTGA
- a CDS encoding sugar 3,4-ketoisomerase has translation MVHPFTMGQEPVLFDVDFSGTEQEGYIVSTQQATAIPFPIQRVFWSFGVPENYVRGNHAHRQDQKVLIALKGRIVINTETDQEKQFILNSPFQALYVPALCWTKLTYAPNSVLLALSSSDFNEADYIRDYPEFKLLRGPLSK, from the coding sequence ATGGTTCATCCGTTTACAATGGGGCAGGAACCGGTCCTTTTCGACGTAGATTTTTCTGGTACAGAACAAGAAGGCTATATTGTTTCTACGCAACAAGCCACGGCTATTCCATTTCCGATCCAGCGCGTTTTCTGGTCGTTTGGAGTGCCGGAAAATTATGTAAGAGGTAATCACGCCCACCGGCAAGATCAGAAAGTATTAATAGCGCTAAAGGGCCGGATTGTGATCAATACGGAGACAGATCAGGAAAAGCAGTTTATTTTAAATTCACCCTTTCAAGCGTTGTATGTACCTGCTTTATGCTGGACAAAATTAACGTACGCTCCTAATAGCGTTTTGCTGGCGCTCTCTTCCTCTGACTTTAATGAAGCCGATTATATTCGCGATTATCCAGAATTTAAATTATTACGCGGACCATTATCAAAATGA
- a CDS encoding MATE family efflux transporter, producing the protein MFTFLRNSILGVLSVGFRLVSSLLLNKVIASYFGPAGLAQLAHFQNLLSFFTLIPNDGINRGILPYLSQNESNSPASYRYLKSGFGLTCIVFGLSSIIILLGRNWFLTYLPFNLFWLTLFITGAFLVVAQSFFNAVLLARQRTGVVVVGNCLSALLVIVYVFVAYQKITLSSFLVGYLLTLSSIILFVLPFSWQGLSFSEFKQTRFSSLALKQLSRYIFMALSVLLFTKGLDYYIRDFMIRHFSIYQAGLWQGVVRLSDSYTALFTAVLSYAFYPKVSALCHDNAQLKVFVRNVLKLVIPVILVGLAGVYFARTFILTGLFSSNFLKAQDLLPFQLTGDLFKLCSWLLANILVAKARVWVIIFFEGISAVAYLGSFYFFTDHYGIAGSTMAHCANYFFFLILHVLYFRKLLFA; encoded by the coding sequence ATGTTTACTTTTCTGCGGAATTCTATTTTGGGAGTGCTCTCGGTTGGGTTTCGGTTAGTAAGTAGCCTGTTATTAAATAAAGTAATTGCCTCTTATTTCGGGCCGGCTGGTTTGGCTCAGTTAGCTCATTTTCAAAATTTACTTTCTTTTTTTACTTTAATTCCGAACGATGGCATTAACCGGGGTATTTTACCTTATTTAAGCCAAAACGAATCGAATTCACCTGCCTCTTATCGTTATTTAAAATCGGGCTTTGGATTAACGTGTATTGTATTTGGGCTATCCAGTATAATAATTTTATTAGGTAGAAATTGGTTTTTAACTTATTTGCCTTTCAATTTATTCTGGTTAACCCTCTTTATAACTGGTGCTTTTTTGGTAGTCGCACAATCATTTTTTAATGCGGTGCTGCTGGCACGCCAACGTACGGGGGTGGTAGTTGTAGGTAATTGCCTTTCTGCTTTGTTGGTGATAGTATATGTGTTTGTAGCTTACCAAAAAATTACTTTATCTTCTTTTTTAGTAGGTTACTTACTTACTTTAAGTAGTATAATCTTGTTCGTTTTGCCTTTTAGTTGGCAAGGTTTATCCTTTTCTGAATTTAAGCAAACTCGCTTTTCTTCCTTAGCTTTAAAACAATTGAGCCGGTATATTTTTATGGCATTAAGCGTTTTACTATTTACCAAAGGGCTCGATTACTATATTCGCGATTTTATGATCCGGCATTTTTCTATTTACCAGGCAGGTTTGTGGCAAGGCGTCGTGCGGCTTTCGGATAGTTACACGGCTTTGTTTACAGCGGTGCTTTCGTATGCCTTTTACCCCAAAGTATCGGCTTTATGTCACGATAATGCGCAATTAAAAGTATTTGTCAGAAATGTTTTGAAGCTGGTTATTCCTGTAATTTTGGTTGGTTTGGCCGGGGTATATTTTGCCCGCACCTTTATATTAACCGGGTTGTTTAGTTCCAACTTTTTGAAAGCGCAGGATCTGCTGCCCTTTCAATTAACAGGCGATTTATTTAAACTTTGTTCCTGGTTATTGGCCAATATACTGGTGGCAAAAGCACGCGTTTGGGTTATTATTTTTTTTGAAGGCATCAGCGCAGTAGCTTATTTAGGAAGCTTTTACTTTTTTACCGATCATTATGGAATTGCCGGTAGCACCATGGCGCATTGTGCCAATTATTTCTTCTTCCTTATTCTGCATGTACTATATTTCCGGAAATTATTGTTTGCATGA
- a CDS encoding glycosyltransferase family 2 protein, giving the protein MKYPLVSVICLCYNHEPFLREALDSVFTQTYPNIEIIIADDASTDGSVNIIRDYCARFQGIQLLLNTTNLGNCRAFNRALTYATGEYVIDFATDDVLLPDRIMEQVNCFAGLAEDYGVVYTNALLIDEFSQPIRNFYRNLPNGKLTPAPASGWIYADLVKRFFISAPTMLIRRTVLEKLGGYNEELAYEDFDFWVRSGRYFRYYFLDKVLTKRRLHPHQLSKQLYKKHDKQLHSTVQVCATALSLNRTANEQAALAFRVKYEFRKAVSTGNFIEALLLADIMHQLKALTGVYKLVATILNGFLQLRKLADNFKGKVEHDTNRTVR; this is encoded by the coding sequence ATGAAATACCCGTTGGTTTCAGTTATCTGTTTATGTTACAACCACGAGCCATTTCTGCGCGAAGCGTTAGATTCGGTATTCACTCAAACCTATCCTAATATTGAAATTATTATTGCCGACGATGCTAGCACAGATGGTAGCGTAAACATTATTCGGGATTATTGCGCTCGTTTTCAGGGTATTCAATTACTATTAAATACAACTAACTTAGGTAATTGCCGGGCATTTAACCGGGCTTTAACTTACGCAACCGGCGAATACGTTATTGATTTTGCCACGGATGATGTATTGTTGCCGGACCGGATAATGGAACAGGTAAACTGTTTTGCCGGACTAGCAGAAGATTACGGGGTAGTGTACACTAATGCGCTGCTAATAGACGAATTTTCACAACCGATCCGGAATTTTTACCGGAATTTACCTAACGGCAAACTAACTCCGGCACCGGCCAGCGGATGGATCTACGCGGATTTAGTAAAAAGATTTTTTATTTCGGCGCCAACCATGCTCATCCGACGAACAGTTTTAGAAAAGCTGGGTGGATATAACGAAGAACTGGCTTACGAAGACTTTGATTTTTGGGTACGCTCCGGAAGGTATTTTCGGTATTATTTTTTAGATAAGGTTTTAACAAAACGCCGCTTACACCCGCACCAGTTATCGAAGCAATTGTACAAAAAACACGATAAACAGCTACATTCTACGGTGCAGGTTTGTGCTACAGCTTTAAGTTTAAACCGCACTGCCAACGAGCAGGCAGCTTTAGCATTTCGGGTAAAATACGAGTTTAGAAAAGCGGTTAGTACTGGTAATTTTATAGAGGCCCTGCTTTTAGCGGATATAATGCATCAATTAAAAGCCTTAACTGGAGTTTATAAACTGGTAGCAACAATACTTAACGGGTTTCTGCAATTGCGTAAACTTGCGGATAACTTTAAAGGTAAGGTGGAGCATGATACAAATAGAACGGTACGATAA
- a CDS encoding GNAT family N-acetyltransferase, with translation MIQIERYDKTLKSAWDSFNQQAINGTFFFNRNFIEYHADRFIDHSLLFYRKDQLIAILPLHEKDGVANSHQGLSFGGFVVSRKVDTLLMLQVFRKLREYLKSQLFHTLFYKAQPSIYAQEPAQEDLVALYQHGASLYKRANISVLDLTVPLHYSKLRQRCLKKALENSLTLAFSNEVEEFMNLVEIIHATAGIRAPTHTTAELRYLKELFPENIKLLTAYQGEELIGGVILFEHRQVVNLQYMATSPKGKKVHALDLLLHHVIQVYKSQKKYLSFGTSYDDREPYGLSQNLLRNKTSYGTRTVVQDTYYLFL, from the coding sequence ATGATACAAATAGAACGGTACGATAAAACTCTCAAATCCGCCTGGGATAGCTTTAACCAACAAGCTATAAACGGAACGTTCTTTTTTAACCGCAATTTTATAGAATACCACGCTGACCGTTTTATCGATCATTCTTTACTTTTTTACCGGAAAGATCAGCTAATAGCAATATTGCCCTTACATGAAAAAGACGGAGTAGCTAACTCGCACCAGGGCCTAAGCTTTGGTGGGTTTGTGGTTTCACGTAAAGTAGATACTTTGCTTATGCTCCAAGTTTTCCGAAAGCTCCGGGAATATTTAAAATCTCAGCTTTTTCATACCTTATTTTACAAGGCGCAACCTTCTATTTACGCGCAAGAACCCGCCCAGGAAGATCTAGTAGCTTTGTATCAGCACGGCGCTTCACTTTACAAACGTGCCAATATTTCAGTATTAGATTTAACAGTTCCGCTTCATTATTCTAAATTGCGGCAGCGCTGCTTGAAAAAAGCATTAGAAAATTCACTTACTCTGGCGTTTTCTAATGAAGTAGAAGAATTTATGAATTTGGTTGAGATAATTCATGCTACTGCCGGCATTAGAGCTCCCACGCATACTACCGCCGAATTACGCTATTTAAAAGAACTTTTTCCGGAGAATATAAAATTGTTAACCGCTTACCAAGGCGAGGAATTAATAGGTGGGGTTATCTTATTTGAGCACCGGCAGGTAGTAAATTTGCAATACATGGCCACGTCGCCGAAGGGAAAAAAAGTACACGCGCTGGATTTGCTCTTGCACCACGTTATTCAAGTGTATAAAAGCCAAAAAAAATATTTAAGTTTCGGTACGTCGTACGACGATCGGGAACCTTACGGATTAAGCCAAAATCTACTCCGGAACAAAACAAGTTACGGTACCCGAACCGTGGTGCAGGATACGTACTATCTTTTTTTATAA
- a CDS encoding beta-L-arabinofuranosidase domain-containing protein, with protein MNKFFLLAIIFWYASNYCTATAQNLQEAKTAGKPSSLITKSFYLQNKAPLRPNPYLELPIGAIKPQGWLKEMLIRQKNGASGQLDKLYPLVMNQRNGWLGGDGDQWERGPYWIDGLLPLAYILDDKELIAKTKPWIEWTLKSQDADGYFGPKQDYGPEPGLQRNNSRDWWPKMVMLKILKQYYSATGDKRVITLMTNYFKYQLKELPKNPLDHWTFWARYRGGDNLMVVYWLYNIIGDSFLLDLANLIHQQTFDYTGAFLKGEMLATQGSIHCVNLAQGIKEPLIYYQQHPEQKYLDATNKGFADIRKFNGQAQGLYGGDEALHGNNPTQGSELCSAVEMMFSLESIMGITGQVSFADHLEKIAFNALPTQTTDDYLGRQYFQQANQVMLTRHIRNFDQNHGGTDVCYGLLTGYPCCTSNMHQGWPKFTQNLWYATPDNGLAALVFSPSEVKAKVGNGSEVKFTENTNYPFEEAITFTLTTDKKTKTIAFSFHLRIPEWCKKATITINGKLWQEVTGNQIAVINRTWKSGDVVQLQLPMHLFKTTWYENSMAVERGPITYALKIGEDWKTITNEKDPIAFGQEYMEVRPTTPWNYGLLQVPDNKLEENMQVVKKAGTSIFPWSITNAPVEIKVKAKRIPSWQLYNDMAGPLPYSITSNLETGKEEEEITLIPYGCTTLRISQFPVVRK; from the coding sequence ATGAACAAGTTCTTTCTATTAGCAATAATCTTTTGGTATGCAAGTAATTACTGTACTGCTACCGCTCAGAACCTGCAAGAAGCAAAAACAGCCGGCAAGCCTTCCAGCCTAATAACAAAAAGTTTCTATCTACAAAATAAAGCTCCTTTGCGGCCGAATCCTTACTTAGAATTACCCATAGGGGCTATTAAGCCGCAAGGTTGGTTAAAAGAAATGCTAATTCGGCAAAAAAACGGTGCTTCCGGACAATTAGATAAATTATATCCCTTGGTAATGAACCAGCGCAATGGCTGGCTAGGCGGGGATGGTGACCAGTGGGAGCGGGGCCCGTATTGGATTGATGGTTTGCTGCCCTTGGCTTATATTTTGGATGATAAAGAATTAATTGCTAAAACCAAACCCTGGATTGAATGGACGCTCAAAAGCCAAGATGCCGACGGGTATTTTGGACCTAAACAGGATTATGGCCCGGAACCGGGTTTGCAACGGAATAATAGTCGGGACTGGTGGCCCAAAATGGTAATGCTGAAAATTTTAAAGCAATACTATTCCGCTACCGGCGACAAACGGGTAATTACTTTAATGACCAATTATTTTAAATACCAGTTAAAGGAACTACCAAAGAATCCGCTTGACCATTGGACATTTTGGGCCCGTTACCGTGGGGGCGATAATTTAATGGTAGTTTACTGGTTATATAATATTATCGGCGATTCTTTTTTACTTGATTTAGCCAATCTTATTCATCAGCAAACTTTTGATTATACAGGAGCCTTTTTAAAGGGCGAAATGCTGGCAACGCAAGGTAGTATTCATTGCGTGAACCTAGCCCAAGGCATTAAAGAACCGCTTATCTATTATCAACAGCACCCCGAACAAAAATATTTAGATGCCACTAACAAAGGCTTTGCTGATATTCGAAAATTTAACGGCCAGGCACAAGGATTATACGGCGGCGACGAAGCCTTACACGGCAACAATCCAACGCAGGGTTCCGAATTATGCAGCGCGGTAGAAATGATGTTTTCTCTGGAGAGTATAATGGGTATTACCGGTCAGGTAAGTTTTGCCGATCATTTAGAGAAAATTGCCTTTAATGCCTTGCCTACCCAAACAACCGACGATTACCTGGGTCGCCAGTATTTTCAGCAGGCCAATCAGGTAATGCTCACCCGCCACATCCGTAATTTCGACCAAAATCATGGGGGTACAGATGTTTGTTATGGATTGCTTACCGGATATCCGTGCTGCACCTCTAATATGCACCAGGGTTGGCCTAAGTTTACGCAAAATTTATGGTACGCTACTCCCGACAATGGATTAGCTGCGCTGGTTTTCTCTCCGAGTGAAGTAAAAGCTAAAGTTGGGAATGGTTCAGAAGTAAAATTTACTGAAAATACGAATTACCCTTTTGAAGAAGCCATCACTTTTACTTTAACTACCGATAAAAAAACAAAAACTATCGCTTTCTCCTTCCATTTGCGCATTCCGGAATGGTGTAAAAAAGCTACCATTACCATTAATGGTAAACTCTGGCAGGAAGTAACTGGTAATCAAATAGCGGTAATCAACCGGACCTGGAAATCGGGGGATGTGGTGCAATTACAATTACCCATGCACCTTTTTAAAACTACCTGGTACGAAAATTCCATGGCCGTAGAACGAGGACCAATTACCTATGCCTTGAAAATTGGCGAAGACTGGAAAACCATTACTAATGAGAAAGATCCAATTGCTTTTGGTCAGGAATACATGGAAGTTCGCCCTACTACTCCCTGGAATTATGGTTTGCTGCAAGTACCGGATAATAAATTAGAGGAAAACATGCAAGTAGTAAAAAAAGCAGGAACTTCAATTTTCCCCTGGAGCATAACTAATGCTCCCGTCGAAATAAAAGTAAAAGCCAAACGTATTCCGTCGTGGCAATTATACAACGACATGGCCGGCCCTTTACCATACAGCATTACTTCTAATTTAGAAACCGGAAAAGAAGAAGAGGAAATAACCCTCATTCCGTACGGGTGTACTACCTTGCGCATTTCCCAGTTTCCGGTAGTCAGAAAGTAG
- a CDS encoding acyl-ACP desaturase, which yields MIATLASKVEVLKYLESFVSESITKFLKTVEESWQPADFLPDASMESFFEEVKNLQERAKELSYDLLAVLIGDTITEEALPTYESWLFAISDINAADDSPWTKWNRAWTAEENRHGDLLNRYLYLCGRVNMREMEASTQYLIADGFDIQTGHDPYRAFVYTSYQETATNISHRRVAQLAKKDGDLLLAKICGNIASDEARHAKVYKSFVSRIFEVDPNNMMLAFEDMMRKKIVMPAHYMRELGVDIGKTFGHFTDAAQRIGVYTASDYTDILEELLDEWKVASLTNLNEAGEKARDYVMALPDRLKRVADRMKVPQLEYKFRWIR from the coding sequence ATGATTGCAACTTTAGCTTCCAAAGTAGAAGTCTTAAAATACTTGGAGTCGTTCGTTTCGGAGAGTATTACTAAATTTTTAAAAACAGTAGAAGAATCGTGGCAACCCGCTGACTTTTTGCCGGATGCCAGTATGGAATCTTTCTTTGAGGAGGTAAAAAATTTACAGGAACGGGCCAAAGAATTAAGCTACGATTTACTGGCCGTTTTAATTGGCGATACCATCACCGAAGAAGCCTTGCCCACTTACGAAAGCTGGCTTTTTGCCATTAGCGATATTAACGCTGCCGATGATAGCCCCTGGACTAAATGGAACCGTGCCTGGACAGCCGAAGAAAACCGCCACGGCGATTTATTAAACCGGTACTTGTATTTATGTGGCCGCGTAAATATGCGCGAAATGGAGGCATCTACCCAGTACTTAATTGCGGATGGTTTCGATATTCAAACCGGTCATGATCCATATCGGGCGTTTGTCTATACTAGTTACCAGGAAACAGCCACTAATATTTCGCACCGCCGGGTAGCGCAGTTAGCCAAGAAAGACGGCGATTTGCTCCTGGCAAAAATCTGCGGAAATATAGCCTCCGACGAGGCCCGCCATGCCAAAGTGTATAAATCGTTTGTTAGCCGCATTTTTGAAGTGGACCCTAATAACATGATGCTGGCTTTTGAAGATATGATGCGGAAAAAAATAGTAATGCCGGCTCACTACATGCGCGAATTAGGAGTAGATATTGGTAAAACTTTTGGTCATTTTACTGATGCCGCCCAGCGTATTGGGGTATATACAGCAAGCGACTATACAGATATTCTGGAAGAATTACTGGACGAATGGAAAGTTGCGAGTTTAACCAATTTAAACGAAGCCGGAGAAAAAGCCCGGGATTACGTAATGGCTTTACCCGATCGTTTAAAGCGAGTAGCCGACCGCATGAAAGTGCCGCAATTGGAGTATAAATTTCGCTGGATTCGTTAA
- a CDS encoding vWA domain-containing protein codes for MAVGFRFTDYVPPQTQNPGFESLLKIFLQLITITSGDVSEALSWLSSLDKQYKMTSDEYGIGDFIQDLKEKGYISEDAGSGEIKITPKSEQNIRKSALEEIFGKLKKSSKGNHNTPHTGIGDESSTDRREFRFGDAVEQIAMTDSIRNAQVNHGLGDFYLTEKDLEVTENEHKTQSSTVLMIDISHSMILYGEDRITPAKKVAMALAELVTQKYPKDTLDIIVFGNDAWQINVKDLPYLNVGPYHTNTVAGLELAMDILRKRKTPNKQIFMITDGKPTCLKEGTKYYKNSFGLDRKVVNKTLNLAAQCRRLKIPVTTFMIASDPYLKQFVEEFTAVNQGKAYFSSLQGLGHLIFEDYKQNRRKNL; via the coding sequence ATGGCAGTTGGATTTCGTTTTACAGATTATGTTCCGCCTCAAACCCAAAATCCTGGCTTTGAATCTCTTCTAAAAATCTTTTTACAATTAATAACCATTACTTCAGGTGATGTTAGCGAAGCACTTTCCTGGTTAAGTTCTCTGGATAAGCAGTACAAAATGACTTCCGATGAATACGGAATTGGCGACTTTATTCAGGATTTAAAAGAAAAAGGCTACATCAGCGAAGATGCGGGGAGCGGCGAAATAAAAATTACTCCTAAAAGCGAGCAAAATATCCGGAAAAGCGCTTTAGAAGAAATCTTCGGCAAACTGAAAAAATCGAGTAAAGGTAACCACAATACGCCACATACCGGTATCGGCGACGAATCATCCACGGATAGAAGAGAATTCCGGTTTGGCGATGCGGTAGAACAAATTGCTATGACCGACTCAATCCGGAATGCCCAGGTAAACCACGGTTTAGGCGATTTTTACCTAACGGAGAAGGACCTGGAGGTAACCGAAAATGAGCACAAAACGCAGAGTTCTACGGTGCTGATGATTGATATTTCGCATTCCATGATTTTGTACGGCGAAGACCGGATTACCCCGGCCAAAAAAGTAGCCATGGCTTTAGCTGAATTGGTAACCCAGAAATATCCAAAAGATACGCTAGATATAATTGTATTCGGGAACGATGCCTGGCAAATTAACGTGAAAGATTTGCCTTACCTGAATGTGGGACCGTACCATACTAATACCGTAGCGGGTCTGGAATTAGCGATGGATATTCTCAGGAAAAGAAAAACGCCGAACAAGCAAATTTTTATGATAACCGATGGTAAGCCAACTTGCTTAAAAGAAGGCACCAAGTATTATAAAAATTCGTTTGGCTTAGACCGGAAAGTGGTGAACAAAACCCTGAACCTGGCAGCCCAATGCCGGCGACTTAAAATTCCGGTTACTACTTTTATGATTGCCTCCGATCCATACTTAAAGCAATTTGTAGAAGAATTTACCGCCGTTAACCAGGGCAAAGCTTATTTCAGCAGCTTGCAAGGGTTAGGCCACTTGATCTTTGAAGATTATAAACAAAATCGCCGGAAGAATTTATAA